In one Zobellia galactanivorans genomic region, the following are encoded:
- the htpG gene encoding molecular chaperone HtpG, which translates to MATGKINVSVENIFPLIKKFLYSDHEIFLRELVSNATDATLKLKHLTSIGEAKVEYGNPMIEIKVDKEGKKIHVIDQGIGMTEDEVKKYINELAFSGAEEFLNKYEDGAKETGIIGHFGLGFYSAFMVADKVEINTKSFKEDAEAVHWSCDGSPNFTLEPGSRQERGTEIILHIAEDSTEFLEDSRINQLLNKYNKFMPIPIKFGTKTETLPKPEGAKEDDPAPTQEVDNIINNPNPAWTKQPADLEDKDYKEFYRELYPMQFEEPLFNIHLNVDYPFNLTGILYFPKLTNDLNVQKDRIQLYQNQVFVTDNVEGIVPEFLTMLRGVIDSPDIPLNVSRSYLQADGAVKKISSYITRKVADKLNSLFKNNREEFEQKWNDIKIVIEYGMLSEDKFFEKADKFALYPTVDGAYYTFEELQEKIKENQTDKDDKLVVLYASDKVAQHSYIEAAKAKGYEVLLMDSPIIAHLMQKLETSKEKLSFARVDADHLDNLIKKEDAQISKLSDEEKETLKKNLEEVITDKSYTVQLEAMDSDASPFIITEPEFMRRMKEMQQTGGGGMFAMGSMPDMYNLIVNTNHPLVGEILNTKTAKKRERLINQSIDLARLSKGLLKGEELTNFIKRSYEMVK; encoded by the coding sequence ATGGCAACAGGTAAAATCAACGTTTCGGTGGAAAATATCTTTCCGCTGATCAAGAAATTTTTGTACAGTGACCACGAAATCTTCTTAAGGGAGCTGGTGTCGAACGCGACCGATGCAACGCTTAAACTGAAGCACCTGACCTCTATAGGCGAGGCCAAGGTAGAGTACGGCAACCCGATGATAGAAATAAAGGTCGATAAGGAAGGAAAAAAAATACACGTTATAGACCAGGGTATCGGTATGACCGAGGACGAGGTCAAGAAATATATCAACGAACTTGCTTTTTCAGGTGCCGAGGAATTCTTGAACAAATATGAGGACGGCGCCAAGGAAACCGGAATTATAGGTCATTTCGGTTTAGGTTTTTATTCGGCCTTTATGGTAGCCGACAAGGTTGAGATCAACACCAAAAGCTTTAAGGAAGATGCCGAGGCGGTACACTGGAGCTGTGATGGATCACCCAATTTTACCTTGGAGCCCGGCAGCCGACAAGAACGCGGTACGGAAATCATCCTACACATTGCGGAAGACTCGACCGAGTTTTTGGAAGACAGCCGCATCAACCAACTTCTAAACAAGTACAATAAGTTCATGCCGATACCGATCAAGTTCGGTACAAAAACGGAAACTTTACCCAAACCGGAAGGTGCCAAGGAAGACGATCCCGCACCTACCCAAGAAGTAGACAATATCATCAACAACCCTAATCCGGCTTGGACCAAGCAGCCCGCCGATCTAGAGGACAAAGACTATAAAGAGTTCTACCGCGAGTTGTACCCAATGCAATTCGAAGAACCCTTGTTCAATATTCACCTGAACGTAGACTACCCCTTCAACCTTACCGGTATTTTATACTTCCCTAAGTTGACCAACGACCTCAATGTACAGAAAGACCGCATTCAGTTGTACCAAAACCAGGTTTTTGTTACCGATAACGTTGAAGGCATCGTGCCCGAGTTCTTGACCATGCTTCGCGGTGTAATCGATTCGCCCGACATTCCTTTGAACGTTTCCAGATCATACCTACAAGCCGACGGTGCCGTCAAGAAAATTTCTTCGTACATAACGAGAAAGGTCGCCGATAAGCTGAATTCATTGTTCAAGAACAACCGCGAGGAATTTGAGCAAAAGTGGAACGACATCAAGATCGTTATTGAATACGGAATGCTCAGTGAGGACAAATTCTTTGAAAAAGCTGACAAATTTGCACTGTATCCTACTGTAGACGGTGCCTACTATACTTTTGAGGAACTACAGGAAAAAATAAAGGAAAATCAAACCGATAAAGACGATAAACTCGTTGTTCTTTATGCCTCCGACAAGGTTGCCCAACACAGTTATATTGAAGCTGCAAAGGCAAAAGGTTATGAGGTACTCTTGATGGATTCCCCAATCATTGCCCATTTGATGCAAAAATTGGAAACCTCAAAAGAGAAACTTTCATTTGCCCGTGTAGATGCCGACCATTTGGACAACCTGATCAAAAAAGAGGATGCCCAAATCTCTAAATTATCGGACGAGGAAAAGGAGACCCTTAAAAAGAATCTTGAAGAGGTAATTACCGATAAGAGCTATACCGTTCAACTTGAGGCTATGGACAGTGATGCTTCACCCTTTATCATTACCGAGCCGGAATTTATGCGCCGTATGAAAGAAATGCAGCAGACCGGTGGCGGCGGTATGTTCGCTATGGGGTCAATGCCCGATATGTACAACCTTATCGTAAACACCAATCACCCGCTCGTAGGTGAGATATTGAACACCAAAACCGCCAAAAAACGCGAACGGTTGATCAATCAATCCATAGATTTGGCACGGCTTTCAAAAGGATTATTAAAAGGTGAGGAATTGACAAACTTTATAAAACGCAGTTACGAAATGGTGAAGTAA
- a CDS encoding inositol oxygenase family protein, translating to MEKTFRDYEAVDVSAAVKEHYRKMRKNQTVDYVQRMQKKYLTYDKPMDLWEAMGHLNKLIDVSDPDLDLPNVQHLIQSAEAIREDNRPDWMQLTGLIHDLGKIMFLWGSDEDGTSQDEQWGTVGDVFVVGCKLPDTCVYPEFNELNPDMADDRYNTPTGIYQEGCGLDKLNLAWGHDEYLYQVLSNHKENTLPKEAMVMVRYHSFYPWHTGGSYKELLNEGDKEYLELIKDFNKYDLYTKCQKIYDLEEVREYYQPIAEKYLGKGPIFW from the coding sequence ATGGAAAAAACGTTCAGGGATTATGAGGCTGTAGACGTATCGGCCGCTGTGAAAGAGCATTACAGGAAAATGCGGAAGAATCAGACTGTTGATTATGTTCAGCGTATGCAAAAGAAATATTTGACATATGATAAACCTATGGATCTATGGGAAGCCATGGGCCATTTAAATAAGTTGATCGATGTGAGCGATCCCGATTTGGATCTACCTAACGTACAGCACTTGATTCAGAGCGCCGAGGCCATTAGGGAAGACAATCGCCCCGATTGGATGCAGCTGACAGGGCTCATTCACGATTTAGGGAAGATAATGTTCCTTTGGGGCAGTGATGAAGATGGTACAAGCCAAGACGAGCAATGGGGTACCGTTGGTGATGTATTTGTGGTCGGTTGTAAATTGCCCGATACCTGTGTCTATCCCGAATTTAACGAATTGAATCCCGATATGGCCGATGACCGTTACAATACCCCTACAGGTATTTACCAAGAAGGTTGCGGACTTGACAAGCTAAACCTTGCCTGGGGGCATGATGAATATCTTTATCAGGTGCTTTCAAACCATAAGGAAAACACATTGCCCAAAGAAGCCATGGTCATGGTCCGGTACCACTCCTTTTACCCTTGGCATACCGGAGGAAGCTATAAGGAACTCTTGAATGAAGGGGATAAGGAGTATTTAGAACTGATTAAAGATTTCAATAAATACGACCTTTACACCAAATGCCAAAAAATATACGATTTGGAAGAGGTGCGCGAATATTACCAGCCCATAGCTGAAAAATACTTGGGTAAGGGACCTATTTTCTGGTAG
- a CDS encoding 3-oxoacyl-ACP synthase III family protein has product MYNSKITGLGYFVPENVVTNDDLAKVMDTNDEWIQERTGIKERRHVLKGTDTTTTMGVKAAKIAIERAGIDKDDIDFIVFATLSPDYYFPGPGVLVQRDLGIKTVGALDVRNQCSGFIYALSVADQYIKSGMYKNVLVIGSELHSHGLDMTTRGRGVSVIFGDGAGAAVLSREEDNSKGILSTHLHSEGQHAEELSLIAPGMGKRWVTDIIEDNDPNDESYFPYMNGQFVFKNAVVRFSEVIMEGLKTNGLAPEDIDMLVPHQANLRISQFIQKKFKLSDDQVYNNIMKYGNTTAASIPIALTEAWEKGKVKEGDLVVLAAFGSGFTWGSVIIKW; this is encoded by the coding sequence ATGTATAATTCAAAAATAACGGGACTAGGATATTTTGTGCCCGAAAACGTAGTGACCAATGACGACTTGGCCAAGGTAATGGATACCAATGATGAATGGATCCAAGAACGTACGGGTATAAAAGAGAGAAGGCATGTGCTCAAAGGTACCGATACCACGACCACAATGGGTGTTAAAGCGGCAAAAATAGCTATTGAACGGGCCGGTATCGACAAAGATGATATCGATTTTATTGTTTTTGCCACCTTGAGTCCCGATTATTATTTTCCTGGTCCCGGTGTACTGGTACAGCGCGATTTAGGTATAAAGACCGTGGGGGCCTTAGATGTTAGGAATCAATGTTCCGGCTTTATCTATGCCTTAAGTGTTGCCGATCAGTATATTAAGAGTGGTATGTACAAAAATGTCTTGGTTATCGGTTCGGAACTGCATAGCCATGGTCTTGATATGACTACTCGAGGTAGGGGTGTTTCGGTGATTTTCGGTGATGGTGCGGGTGCCGCCGTGCTCAGTAGGGAAGAGGATAATTCAAAAGGTATTCTTTCTACACATTTGCACAGTGAAGGCCAACATGCCGAAGAGCTTTCTTTGATAGCACCGGGTATGGGTAAGCGCTGGGTTACCGATATCATTGAAGATAACGACCCAAATGATGAGTCTTATTTTCCGTATATGAACGGACAGTTCGTATTTAAAAATGCGGTGGTACGGTTCAGTGAGGTAATTATGGAAGGCTTGAAGACCAACGGGCTGGCCCCTGAGGATATTGATATGCTTGTGCCGCATCAGGCCAATCTGCGTATTTCCCAGTTTATTCAAAAGAAATTCAAACTCTCCGATGATCAGGTGTATAACAACATCATGAAATATGGCAATACTACTGCAGCATCCATTCCTATAGCCCTTACCGAGGCATGGGAAAAAGGAAAGGTCAAAGAAGGCGATTTGGTGGTCTTGGCAGCTTTCGGTAGCGGCTTCACTTGGGGCAGTGTTATCATCAAATGGTAA
- a CDS encoding dihydrolipoamide acetyltransferase family protein, with the protein MSKFELKLPRMGESVAEATLTSWLKEVGDTIELDEPIFEIATDKVDSEVPSEVEGVLVERFFEVDDVIKVGETVAIIETEQSDNTEAVVVDKTSDKVEESAAMVEETVKVAKEVASAPVHQAPKAVSGERFYSPLVKNIAKQEGISMDELDTIKGTGNDGRVTKNDILDYLKNGRVKAEEPAAAVATEVKKEAPSVNSVQAVKEPVAAATIKQSVDAEVIPMSRMGKLIAKHMAESVSTSAHVQSFIEVDVTNIVNWRNKVKADFEKREGEKLTFTPIFMEAVAKALKKYPMMNISVDGDTVIKKKNINIGMAAALPDGNLIVPVIKNADQLNLVGMAKVVNDLAFRSKTNKLKPDEVQDGTYTVTNVGTFGSVFGTPIINQPQVGILALGAIRKIPSVIETAEGDFIGIRSKMYLSHSYDHRVVNGALGSMFAKAVADYLEGWDVDREI; encoded by the coding sequence ATGTCAAAGTTTGAACTGAAATTACCGAGAATGGGTGAGAGTGTTGCCGAGGCAACGTTGACCTCTTGGTTGAAAGAAGTTGGGGATACTATTGAATTGGACGAGCCTATTTTTGAAATAGCCACCGACAAGGTGGATTCGGAGGTTCCTAGTGAGGTGGAAGGTGTTTTGGTAGAAAGGTTCTTTGAGGTAGACGATGTGATCAAGGTTGGGGAAACGGTTGCGATAATCGAGACCGAACAGTCGGACAATACGGAAGCTGTGGTTGTCGATAAGACAAGCGATAAAGTAGAGGAATCTGCGGCTATGGTAGAGGAGACGGTAAAAGTGGCCAAGGAAGTGGCCAGTGCACCTGTCCATCAAGCTCCAAAGGCCGTATCGGGAGAGCGCTTTTACTCACCCTTGGTGAAAAATATAGCGAAACAAGAAGGTATCTCAATGGACGAACTCGATACCATTAAAGGTACGGGTAACGATGGAAGGGTCACCAAAAACGATATTCTCGATTATTTAAAGAACGGTAGGGTAAAAGCTGAAGAGCCTGCTGCTGCGGTCGCTACAGAGGTAAAAAAAGAAGCCCCTTCAGTGAATTCGGTGCAAGCGGTAAAAGAGCCGGTTGCGGCGGCTACCATAAAGCAATCCGTTGATGCGGAGGTCATTCCCATGTCGCGTATGGGGAAATTGATAGCCAAGCATATGGCCGAGAGCGTGTCGACTTCGGCGCATGTACAGAGTTTTATCGAGGTAGATGTGACCAATATCGTAAACTGGCGTAACAAGGTTAAGGCAGATTTTGAGAAAAGGGAAGGTGAAAAACTGACGTTTACCCCCATCTTTATGGAAGCTGTGGCCAAGGCATTGAAAAAGTATCCCATGATGAACATATCTGTAGATGGCGATACGGTTATCAAAAAGAAAAATATAAACATTGGTATGGCTGCGGCCCTGCCGGACGGTAACCTTATCGTTCCGGTCATAAAAAATGCCGACCAATTGAATTTGGTAGGTATGGCCAAGGTGGTGAACGATTTGGCCTTTAGGTCAAAAACGAATAAATTAAAACCCGATGAGGTGCAAGACGGTACCTATACGGTAACCAATGTCGGAACCTTTGGCAGTGTGTTCGGTACGCCTATTATCAATCAGCCGCAGGTAGGTATTTTGGCCTTGGGGGCGATTCGGAAGATTCCGTCGGTAATAGAGACCGCCGAAGGTGATTTTATAGGGATTCGCAGTAAGATGTACCTTTCCCATAGCTATGATCATAGGGTGGTAAACGGGGCCTTGGGCAGTATGTTCGCCAAGGCGGTGGCCGACTACTTGGAAGGTTGGGATGTAGATAGGGAAATCTAG
- a CDS encoding sodium:solute symporter: MTATHILILIGVYFLLLLLISYFTGKNDSNVDFFKAGKSSPWYLVAFGMVGASLSGVTFISVPGWVETSEFSYMQVVFGYLAGYFVIAFVLLPIYYQLNVTSIYEYLKKRFGTVSYKVGAVSFFISRVLGAAFRLFLVAIVLQQFVFDELGVPFEITVILSILLIWIYTFRGGIKTIVWTDTLQTAFMLLSVGLSIYFINQKLDWGFTEFLASEELKQYNKILFTDSFFDKNHFLKSFFGGMFITICMTGLDQDMMQKNLTCKSLKDAQKNMISFSVVLVIVNFVFLLLGALLFIYAAKFNIATPLMDGQPKSDLLFPEIALNSGLGSVVAITFMLGLIAAAYSSADSALTSLTTSFCVDFLNIDEKEEKDQNRIRKTTHVGMSLLLIVTVILFKYILDRNVIDGLLTVATYTYGPLLGLFTFGILTKFAIKDNYVWLIALLSVLCILGLANLPADYLGGYQVGYELLPLNGLLTFLGLWAIRKRNDSIKID, encoded by the coding sequence ATGACCGCCACCCACATTCTCATCTTGATCGGTGTTTATTTTCTTTTGCTTTTGCTCATATCTTACTTTACGGGGAAAAACGACTCGAACGTTGACTTTTTCAAAGCCGGCAAATCATCGCCTTGGTACTTGGTAGCCTTCGGTATGGTAGGGGCCTCACTCTCAGGTGTAACTTTTATATCGGTACCTGGTTGGGTAGAGACCTCCGAATTCAGCTATATGCAGGTGGTCTTTGGTTATTTGGCCGGATATTTCGTTATCGCCTTTGTACTGCTCCCCATATACTACCAACTTAACGTAACCTCCATTTATGAATATCTAAAAAAACGTTTTGGAACGGTCAGTTACAAGGTCGGGGCCGTATCCTTCTTTATATCTAGGGTTCTCGGGGCGGCTTTCAGGCTCTTTCTGGTAGCCATAGTTTTACAGCAATTCGTTTTTGACGAGCTTGGCGTTCCTTTTGAGATCACGGTAATCCTATCTATTCTACTCATATGGATATACACCTTTAGGGGAGGAATCAAAACCATTGTATGGACCGACACCCTTCAGACGGCATTCATGCTCTTATCAGTAGGCTTGAGCATCTATTTTATCAATCAAAAGCTAGATTGGGGATTTACTGAATTTTTAGCTTCGGAAGAGCTAAAACAATACAACAAAATCCTGTTTACCGATAGTTTCTTTGACAAGAACCACTTTCTGAAGTCATTTTTTGGCGGAATGTTCATTACCATTTGTATGACGGGTCTTGACCAAGATATGATGCAAAAGAACCTCACCTGTAAATCGCTTAAGGACGCACAAAAAAACATGATTTCCTTTAGCGTTGTATTGGTTATCGTAAACTTTGTCTTTCTCTTGCTAGGGGCGCTATTGTTCATCTATGCCGCCAAATTCAACATTGCCACCCCCTTAATGGACGGCCAACCGAAGTCCGACCTTCTTTTTCCTGAAATCGCACTGAATAGCGGCCTGGGCAGCGTTGTGGCCATCACCTTTATGCTCGGACTCATTGCCGCGGCCTATAGCAGCGCCGATAGTGCACTGACCTCTTTGACCACCTCGTTCTGCGTAGATTTTTTAAACATTGACGAAAAAGAAGAAAAAGATCAGAACCGAATTCGAAAGACCACCCACGTTGGCATGAGCCTTCTTTTAATCGTAACCGTTATACTCTTCAAATACATTCTAGACCGCAATGTTATTGACGGACTATTGACGGTCGCGACCTACACCTACGGCCCTTTACTGGGCTTATTTACCTTTGGAATACTCACCAAGTTCGCCATTAAGGACAACTATGTATGGCTCATAGCCTTACTCTCCGTTCTATGCATCTTAGGCCTAGCCAATTTACCGGCGGACTACCTGGGAGGATACCAAGTAGGCTATGAACTATTACCCTTGAACGGATTACTGACATTTTTAGGACTTTGGGCCATTCGCAAAAGAAATGACTCTATTAAAATCGATTAA
- a CDS encoding ABC1 kinase family protein, producing MKTLDSIPTGKIERAGKLVKTGVKIGGNYVKYYGKKLVNPELGKDELNENNAEDIYDGLKSLKGSALKVAQMLSMEKNLLPRAYVDKFSLSQFSVPPLSAPLVRKTFKKYLGKYPEELFDTFEKDSVNAASIGQVHKATKDGKALAVKIQYPGVAESISSDLALVKPIAIRMFNLQGKDSDKYFKEVENKLIEETDYLLEIEQSIEITERCSAIKNLKFPKYYKELSSERIITMDWMQGRHLSEFTNKEFDPEVGNSIGQTLWDFYMFQIHGLRKVHADPHPGNFLVSEDHTLIAIDFGCIKEVPKEFYVPYFELAQKQNIENDTVFMEKLYELEILTETDSPEELKFFKALFKEMLSLFTSPFNEEYFDFGSNDFWEKIADLSERYSKDSQIRKMNGNRGSKHFLYMNRTFFGLYNLLHDLNAKIEVNSFKRYLS from the coding sequence ATGAAGACACTTGATAGTATACCCACGGGGAAGATAGAAAGAGCAGGCAAACTGGTTAAGACGGGTGTAAAGATCGGTGGAAACTATGTGAAGTACTACGGAAAAAAATTGGTCAACCCCGAGCTGGGGAAAGACGAACTCAACGAAAACAATGCCGAAGATATTTATGACGGGCTTAAAAGCCTCAAGGGTAGTGCATTGAAGGTGGCCCAGATGTTGAGTATGGAAAAAAACTTACTGCCGAGGGCCTATGTCGACAAGTTTTCGCTATCTCAATTTTCGGTGCCACCACTGTCAGCACCGCTGGTCAGAAAAACGTTTAAGAAATATCTGGGCAAGTACCCTGAAGAACTTTTCGATACCTTTGAAAAAGATAGTGTGAACGCGGCCAGCATCGGTCAAGTGCATAAGGCTACCAAAGATGGCAAAGCCTTGGCGGTCAAGATACAGTATCCCGGTGTGGCCGAGAGTATTTCAAGTGATTTGGCCTTGGTAAAGCCCATAGCCATCAGAATGTTCAACTTGCAGGGGAAAGATTCGGATAAGTATTTTAAGGAAGTAGAGAACAAGCTAATCGAGGAGACCGACTATCTGCTCGAAATTGAACAAAGTATAGAAATTACCGAGAGATGCTCGGCCATCAAGAACCTTAAATTTCCTAAATACTATAAAGAACTTTCCAGTGAGCGTATTATCACCATGGATTGGATGCAGGGGCGGCACCTAAGTGAATTTACCAACAAGGAATTTGATCCGGAAGTCGGTAATAGTATAGGTCAGACTCTCTGGGATTTCTATATGTTCCAAATACACGGTTTGAGGAAGGTTCATGCCGATCCACATCCCGGTAACTTTTTGGTAAGCGAAGACCATACTTTGATCGCTATAGATTTCGGGTGTATTAAAGAGGTGCCCAAGGAGTTTTATGTACCTTATTTTGAGTTGGCGCAAAAACAGAACATTGAAAATGATACGGTTTTTATGGAAAAGCTGTACGAGTTGGAAATATTGACGGAAACCGATTCACCCGAAGAATTGAAATTTTTTAAGGCTCTCTTTAAAGAAATGCTTTCGCTTTTTACCTCGCCATTCAATGAGGAGTATTTTGATTTTGGTTCCAATGATTTTTGGGAAAAAATAGCCGATTTGAGCGAACGCTATTCGAAAGACAGTCAAATACGGAAAATGAACGGGAATAGGGGGTCTAAGCACTTTCTTTATATGAACCGGACTTTCTTCGGTCTTTACAATCTTCTCCATGACCTTAACGCGAAAATCGAGGTCAATAGCTTTAAGCGGTACTTATCTTAA
- a CDS encoding TetR family transcriptional regulator C-terminal domain-containing protein produces MAKTKTNKITEDRIIELYMDYVLEHEAVPKSIYKFCKENKIAETDFYAFFGSVEALQKAIWSKFYAHTEALLNKNDEYESFTNKEKMLTFFFTFFELLSLNRSYVLLTLTEHRNALKNLAQLKDLRHLVKGFATGLIDEANSEKSSKITKYNPKIFSEGAWLQFLFVLKFWMGDSSPGFEKTDMAIEKSINTVFDIFDHTPLENIIDFGKFLYKETMA; encoded by the coding sequence GTGGCTAAGACAAAGACAAATAAAATTACGGAAGATCGCATCATTGAACTCTATATGGACTACGTTCTCGAGCATGAGGCAGTACCGAAATCGATATACAAGTTCTGTAAGGAAAACAAAATTGCCGAAACCGATTTCTATGCGTTTTTTGGTTCGGTGGAAGCCCTGCAGAAAGCAATATGGAGCAAATTTTACGCCCATACCGAAGCACTTTTGAACAAGAACGACGAATACGAAAGCTTTACGAACAAGGAAAAGATGTTGACCTTCTTCTTTACCTTTTTTGAGCTTTTGAGCCTAAACCGAAGCTATGTGCTGCTTACTTTGACCGAACATCGGAATGCACTCAAGAATTTGGCACAGTTGAAAGATTTACGGCACTTGGTGAAGGGTTTCGCTACTGGTTTGATCGATGAGGCCAATTCGGAGAAAAGCTCCAAGATCACAAAGTACAATCCGAAGATATTTTCTGAAGGGGCGTGGTTGCAGTTTCTGTTCGTATTGAAGTTTTGGATGGGTGACAGTTCCCCTGGTTTCGAAAAAACCGATATGGCCATTGAGAAATCCATCAATACCGTTTTCGACATCTTTGATCATACGCCATTGGAAAATATAATCGATTTCGGCAAATTCTTATATAAGGAAACCATGGCATAG
- a CDS encoding CoA-binding protein, giving the protein MKTTLVFGASLKTNRYSNLAVNRLVDHNIKTEAFGLRKGKIRGIQIKTNLSEIQNIHTITLYIGPARQPEYIDKILQINPKRVIFNPGTENPEFYKILESKGIEVVVACTLVLLATGQY; this is encoded by the coding sequence ATGAAAACTACCCTGGTATTCGGAGCCTCGCTCAAAACGAATCGTTACAGTAATCTGGCGGTAAATCGCCTAGTAGACCATAACATCAAAACAGAAGCATTCGGCCTTCGAAAAGGTAAAATCAGGGGTATACAAATAAAGACCAATTTAAGCGAAATTCAAAACATTCACACCATTACTTTGTATATCGGCCCAGCGCGCCAGCCTGAATATATCGATAAAATCTTACAAATAAACCCGAAACGCGTAATATTTAATCCGGGCACTGAAAACCCTGAGTTTTACAAAATACTGGAATCCAAAGGGATTGAAGTGGTCGTGGCCTGCACCTTGGTCTTGTTGGCGACAGGTCAATATTAA
- the recR gene encoding recombination mediator RecR — protein MDFSSKLLENAVYEMSQLPGIGKRTALRLVLHLLKQPGEQTERLSNALLHLRNDIKFCENCHNISDVALCEICANPKRDRSLVCVVEDIRDVMAIENTSQYRGLYHVLGGKISPMEGVGPQDLTIASLVEKTKKGEVKELIFALSSTMEGDTTNFYIYKQLKGLDVSTSTIARGIAVGDELEYADEVTLGRSILNRIPFEGSLKAN, from the coding sequence ATGGATTTTTCATCAAAGCTTCTGGAAAATGCGGTATACGAAATGTCACAGTTGCCGGGTATCGGTAAACGTACGGCGCTTCGGTTGGTACTACATTTGTTGAAACAACCGGGCGAACAGACCGAAAGATTATCCAATGCCCTGCTGCATTTGCGAAATGACATTAAGTTTTGTGAAAATTGCCATAATATTTCAGATGTGGCACTTTGTGAAATTTGTGCCAACCCCAAGCGGGATAGAAGCCTGGTTTGCGTTGTAGAGGATATCAGGGATGTAATGGCTATTGAGAATACCAGTCAATACAGGGGGCTATACCATGTTCTTGGTGGAAAAATATCGCCTATGGAAGGTGTAGGTCCCCAAGACCTTACCATTGCCTCTTTGGTGGAAAAGACCAAAAAAGGAGAGGTAAAGGAGCTTATTTTTGCCTTGAGCTCTACTATGGAAGGCGATACGACCAATTTTTATATTTACAAGCAATTGAAGGGACTTGATGTCAGTACTTCTACCATTGCCCGGGGGATCGCCGTGGGTGATGAACTTGAGTATGCCGATGAGGTCACGCTGGGGCGAAGTATTTTAAATAGAATTCCCTTTGAAGGTTCCTTGAAGGCGAATTAA